One region of Micromonospora ureilytica genomic DNA includes:
- the efp gene encoding elongation factor P, which produces MASTNDLKNGLVLNLDGELWAVVEFQHVKPGKGGAFVRTTLKNVLSGKVVDKTFNAGTKVETATVDKRTMQYLYADGEDFVFMDLETFDQITVPGGTVGEAANYLLPEAEATVAQHEGVPLYIELPTSVVLEVTYTEPGLQGDRSTGGTKPATVETGATVPVPLFITTGEKIKVDTRDGRYLGRA; this is translated from the coding sequence ATGGCCTCCACCAACGACCTCAAAAACGGCCTGGTACTCAACCTGGACGGCGAGCTCTGGGCCGTCGTCGAGTTCCAGCACGTCAAGCCCGGTAAGGGTGGTGCCTTCGTGCGCACCACGCTGAAGAACGTGCTGTCCGGGAAGGTGGTCGACAAGACCTTCAACGCGGGCACCAAGGTCGAAACCGCGACCGTTGACAAGCGCACGATGCAGTACCTGTACGCCGACGGTGAGGACTTCGTCTTCATGGATCTGGAGACCTTCGACCAGATCACCGTGCCCGGTGGCACCGTCGGTGAGGCAGCCAACTACCTGCTGCCCGAGGCGGAGGCGACAGTCGCCCAGCACGAGGGTGTGCCGCTCTACATCGAGCTGCCCACCAGCGTCGTGCTGGAGGTCACCTACACCGAGCCGGGCCTGCAGGGCGACCGTTCGACCGGCGGCACCAAGCCGGCGACCGTGGAGACCGGTGCCACAGTGCCGGTCCCGCTGTTCATCACCACCGGCGAGAAGATCAAGGTCGACACCCGCGACGGCCGTTACCTCGGCCGCGCCTGA
- the aroQ gene encoding type II 3-dehydroquinate dehydratase: protein MKVYVLNGPNLGRLGTREPDVYGATTYADLVALCETTGRELGLEVTVRQTDAEHELLGWLHTAADEGAPVVLNPAAWSHYSYAVRDACAMLRGPLVEVHISNIHTREEFRHHSVVSAVATGVICGLGIDGYRLALHHLATRREAAPSGDRAIRRS from the coding sequence ATGAAGGTCTACGTCCTGAACGGGCCGAACCTGGGTCGGCTGGGCACCCGCGAGCCCGACGTGTACGGCGCGACCACCTACGCGGACCTGGTGGCGCTCTGCGAGACGACCGGTCGGGAGCTGGGGCTGGAGGTGACGGTCCGGCAGACGGACGCGGAGCACGAGCTGCTCGGCTGGCTGCACACGGCGGCCGACGAGGGCGCCCCGGTGGTGCTCAACCCGGCCGCCTGGTCGCACTACTCGTACGCGGTGCGGGACGCCTGCGCCATGCTGCGCGGGCCGCTTGTCGAGGTGCACATCTCCAACATCCACACCCGCGAGGAGTTCCGGCACCACTCGGTGGTGTCGGCGGTGGCGACCGGGGTGATCTGCGGTTTGGGCATCGACGGGTATCGTCTTGCTCTGCACCATCTGGCCACCCGTCGAGAGGCCGCCCCGAGCGGGGACCGGGCGATTCGACGCAGCTAG
- the aroB gene encoding 3-dehydroquinate synthase — translation MDEVTRIPVGGERPYDVLVGRDLLGALPGLLPGATRVAVLHAPPLKALADALGERLRAAGVEPLPIEVPDAESGKHIDVASACWDRLGAAGFTRTDAVVGVGGGAVTDLAGFVAACWLRGVRWVPVATSLLGMVDAAVGGKTGINTAAGKNLVGAFHPPVGVLADLATLDSLPAVDLAAGLAEVVKCGFIADPTILDLIENDPEAATDPRGPVSRELIERAIRVKADVVAGDLRESGVREVLNYGHTLAHAIEQNEGYRWRHGHAVAVGLVYAATLARLAGRLDAPTAERHRVTLSALGLPVSYPADAWPQLLAAMRVDKKTRGSRLRFVVLDGLARPAMLEGPDDALLEAAYGEVTSS, via the coding sequence ATGGACGAGGTGACCCGGATTCCGGTCGGCGGCGAGCGGCCGTACGACGTCTTGGTGGGACGTGACCTGCTGGGCGCGCTGCCTGGCCTGCTGCCCGGCGCGACGCGGGTGGCGGTGCTGCACGCGCCTCCGCTCAAGGCCCTCGCGGACGCGCTCGGTGAGCGCCTGCGCGCCGCCGGCGTCGAGCCATTGCCGATCGAGGTGCCCGACGCCGAGTCGGGCAAGCACATCGACGTGGCCTCCGCCTGCTGGGACCGGCTCGGGGCGGCGGGCTTCACCCGTACCGACGCGGTGGTCGGGGTGGGCGGCGGCGCGGTGACCGACCTGGCCGGCTTCGTCGCGGCCTGCTGGTTGCGGGGGGTGCGCTGGGTGCCGGTGGCGACCTCGCTGCTGGGCATGGTCGACGCCGCGGTGGGCGGCAAGACGGGCATCAACACGGCCGCCGGCAAGAACCTGGTGGGCGCGTTCCACCCGCCGGTCGGGGTGTTGGCCGACCTGGCCACACTGGACAGCCTGCCCGCGGTCGACCTGGCGGCCGGTCTGGCCGAGGTCGTGAAGTGCGGGTTCATCGCCGACCCGACGATCCTGGATCTCATCGAGAACGACCCGGAGGCCGCCACCGACCCCCGTGGGCCGGTGAGCCGGGAGCTGATCGAGCGGGCGATCCGGGTCAAGGCCGACGTGGTCGCCGGCGACCTGCGCGAGTCGGGCGTGCGGGAGGTGCTCAACTACGGTCACACCCTGGCCCACGCCATCGAGCAGAACGAGGGCTACCGCTGGCGGCACGGCCACGCCGTCGCCGTCGGTCTGGTGTACGCCGCCACGCTGGCCCGCCTCGCCGGGCGGCTGGACGCGCCGACCGCCGAGCGGCACCGGGTCACGTTGAGCGCGCTGGGCCTGCCGGTGAGCTACCCGGCCGACGCCTGGCCGCAGCTGTTGGCGGCGATGCGGGTGGACAAGAAGACCCGGGGCAGCCGGCTGCGCTTCGTGGTGCTCGACGGGCTGGCCCGTCCGGCGATGCTGGAGGGCCCGGACGACGCGTTGCTGGAGGCCGCCTACGGCGAGGTGACCAGCTCATGA
- a CDS encoding helix-turn-helix transcriptional regulator produces MSHPAGRVLALLELLQTRHRSTAAELAGRLGVDERTVRRYATTLVELGIPVTADRGRHGGYRLHSGYKLPPLMLTDDEAVAVLLGLVVAERVGLATEQPATATALAKIRRVLPAALADRLAAVQEHLGFTLRRPEPERGPTSGTLLALASATRHRQRVALDYRSWRGEQSHRELDPYGLVFHSGRWYVTGHDHRRGEIRTFRLDRIGAVTPGVATFTVPDGFEAVAWVTRSLAGVPYAHEVEVVLETDMVAARRRIPPSVAELTATSDGVLLRARAESLPGMAALLAGLGCPFTVRHPDALRAAVAEHARRLAGWAARPAGGQPPSPRVPLD; encoded by the coding sequence GTGTCACATCCCGCAGGGCGGGTGCTGGCCCTGCTCGAACTGCTGCAGACCCGGCACCGGTCGACCGCCGCCGAACTCGCCGGCCGGCTCGGGGTGGACGAGCGGACCGTGCGCCGGTACGCGACCACGCTTGTCGAGCTGGGCATCCCCGTCACCGCCGACCGGGGCCGCCACGGCGGCTACCGGCTGCACTCCGGCTACAAGCTGCCACCGCTGATGCTCACCGACGACGAGGCGGTGGCCGTGCTGCTCGGCCTCGTCGTCGCCGAACGGGTCGGGCTCGCCACCGAGCAACCCGCCACCGCCACCGCGTTGGCGAAGATCCGCCGGGTGCTGCCGGCGGCGCTCGCCGACCGGCTCGCCGCCGTTCAGGAGCACCTGGGCTTCACCCTGCGTCGCCCGGAGCCGGAGCGCGGACCGACGTCGGGCACCCTGCTCGCGCTGGCCTCGGCCACCCGGCACCGGCAGCGGGTGGCACTGGACTACCGCTCCTGGCGGGGCGAGCAGTCGCACCGCGAGCTCGACCCGTACGGGCTGGTCTTCCACTCCGGCCGTTGGTATGTCACAGGCCACGACCACCGGCGCGGGGAGATCCGCACCTTCCGACTGGACCGGATCGGCGCGGTGACGCCCGGCGTGGCGACGTTCACCGTGCCGGACGGCTTCGAGGCGGTGGCCTGGGTGACCAGGTCGCTGGCCGGCGTGCCGTACGCGCACGAGGTGGAGGTCGTGCTGGAGACCGACATGGTCGCCGCCCGCCGCCGCATCCCGCCCAGCGTGGCCGAGTTGACCGCCACCTCCGACGGGGTGCTGCTGCGGGCCCGGGCGGAGAGCCTGCCCGGTATGGCGGCGCTGCTCGCCGGGCTGGGCTGCCCCTTCACCGTGCGACATCCGGACGCGCTGCGCGCCGCGGTGGCCGAGCACGCTCGCCGGTTGGCGGGCTGGGCCGCCCGGCCAGCAGGTGGACAGCCGCCCTCGCCGCGGGTCCCGCTGGACTAG
- a CDS encoding alpha/beta fold hydrolase: MATFVLVPGFWLGAWAWRDVTVALRSQGHEVHPMTLTGVAERDHLAGPNVSLDTHTTDIIRLLEVEDLRDVLLVGHSGGGMPAAQAADRVPDRIARIVYVESGPLPDGTAQFDTVPPEEQERLRAAIGTGHLLPPPAWDPAADPTNLAGLDEPTLALLRSRATPQPLRAATDPVRRAGGRPVPTALVASTFPLSVVRQMIREEHPFFTGLADGQLHELPTGHWPMLSEPKALSDVLDLIARG, translated from the coding sequence ATGGCGACATTCGTGCTGGTGCCGGGATTCTGGCTGGGTGCCTGGGCGTGGCGGGACGTGACCGTCGCGCTGCGGTCGCAGGGGCACGAGGTCCACCCGATGACACTGACCGGGGTGGCCGAGCGCGACCACCTCGCCGGTCCGAACGTCAGCCTGGACACGCACACCACCGACATCATCCGGCTGCTCGAGGTCGAGGACCTGCGCGACGTGCTGCTGGTCGGGCACTCCGGCGGCGGCATGCCGGCCGCCCAGGCGGCGGACCGCGTTCCGGACCGGATCGCCCGGATCGTCTACGTGGAGAGTGGGCCGTTGCCGGACGGCACGGCGCAGTTCGACACGGTGCCGCCGGAGGAGCAGGAGCGGCTACGCGCCGCGATCGGCACCGGGCACCTGCTGCCGCCGCCGGCCTGGGACCCGGCCGCCGACCCGACCAACCTGGCCGGCCTGGACGAGCCGACGCTCGCGCTGCTGCGCTCCCGGGCCACCCCGCAGCCGCTGCGGGCCGCCACCGACCCGGTCCGACGCGCCGGTGGGCGCCCGGTGCCGACCGCGCTGGTCGCCAGCACCTTCCCGCTCAGCGTGGTGCGGCAGATGATCAGGGAGGAGCATCCGTTCTTCACCGGTCTGGCCGACGGCCAGCTGCACGAGCTGCCCACCGGGCACTGGCCGATGCTCAGCGAGCCGAAGGCGCTGTCCGACGTCCTGGACCTGATCGCCCGCGGCTGA
- a CDS encoding shikimate kinase yields MAPVVVLVGAPGCGKTTVGRALAATLGVEFRDTDADIEQMAGKPIPEIFIDEGEAHFRTLERAAVAAALAAGTGVLALGGGAVLAEETRAALIGHRVVHLSVELPDAVRRVGLGAGRPLLAINPRATLKHLLDQRRPLYAEVATETVVTDGRPPAQVVADIAALLPR; encoded by the coding sequence ATGGCACCGGTCGTCGTGCTCGTCGGCGCGCCCGGCTGCGGCAAGACCACCGTCGGGCGGGCGCTCGCCGCCACCCTCGGCGTGGAGTTCCGCGACACCGACGCCGACATCGAGCAGATGGCCGGTAAGCCGATCCCGGAGATCTTCATCGACGAGGGTGAGGCGCACTTCCGTACCCTGGAACGGGCCGCCGTGGCCGCGGCGCTTGCCGCCGGCACGGGCGTGCTCGCCCTCGGCGGCGGCGCGGTGTTGGCCGAGGAAACCCGGGCGGCCCTGATCGGGCACCGGGTGGTGCACCTCTCGGTCGAGCTGCCCGACGCGGTGCGGCGGGTCGGGCTCGGCGCCGGCCGGCCGCTGCTGGCGATCAACCCGCGGGCCACCCTCAAGCACCTGCTGGACCAGCGTCGGCCGCTCTACGCCGAGGTGGCGACCGAGACGGTGGTCACCGACGGCCGGCCGCCGGCGCAGGTAGTCGCCGATATCGCCGCCCTGCTCCCGCGCTGA
- the aroC gene encoding chorismate synthase gives MLRWLTAGESHGPALVAMLEGVPAGIEVTTTEIADELARRRLGYGRGARMAFERDEVELLGGLRHGVTLGSPVAIRVGNSEWPKWQTVMAADPVDPDELARQARNAPLTRPRPGHADLAGMQKYGHTDARPILERASARETAARVAVGTVAKALIRQALGIEIVSHVIELGPVAAKPGLRPTPSDAARIDADPLRCLDPEASALMVAEVDAAKKAADTLGGVVEVLAYGVPPGLGSHVQWDRKLDARLATALMSIQAIKGVEIGDGWQQARSRGSEAHDEIIPSATGVRRVTDRAGGLEGGITTGEPLRVRAAMKPISSLNRALATVDVTTGEAATAINQRSDVCAVPAAAVVAEAMVALVLAEAATEKFGGDSIAEIRRNLAGYLDALVIR, from the coding sequence GTGTTGCGCTGGCTGACTGCAGGTGAATCGCACGGTCCCGCCCTCGTCGCGATGTTGGAGGGGGTGCCGGCCGGCATTGAGGTGACCACCACCGAGATCGCCGACGAGCTGGCCCGTCGGCGGCTGGGCTATGGCCGGGGCGCCCGGATGGCGTTCGAACGGGACGAGGTCGAGCTGCTCGGCGGCCTGCGGCACGGTGTCACCCTGGGCAGCCCGGTGGCGATCCGGGTCGGCAACTCCGAGTGGCCGAAGTGGCAGACCGTGATGGCCGCCGACCCGGTCGACCCCGACGAGCTGGCCCGGCAGGCCCGCAACGCCCCGCTGACCCGCCCCCGGCCCGGCCACGCGGACCTGGCCGGCATGCAGAAGTACGGCCACACCGACGCCCGGCCGATCCTGGAACGCGCCAGCGCACGGGAGACCGCCGCCCGGGTGGCCGTCGGCACGGTCGCCAAGGCACTGATCCGTCAGGCGCTCGGCATCGAGATCGTCTCGCACGTCATCGAGTTGGGCCCGGTGGCCGCCAAGCCCGGGCTGCGTCCCACGCCGTCCGACGCCGCCCGGATCGACGCCGACCCGCTGCGCTGCCTCGACCCCGAGGCCAGCGCCCTGATGGTCGCCGAGGTCGACGCCGCGAAGAAGGCCGCCGACACCCTCGGCGGCGTGGTCGAGGTGCTGGCGTACGGGGTGCCACCGGGGCTGGGCAGCCACGTGCAGTGGGACCGCAAGCTCGACGCCCGCCTGGCCACCGCGCTGATGTCCATTCAGGCCATCAAGGGCGTGGAGATCGGCGACGGCTGGCAGCAGGCCCGGTCCCGCGGCTCGGAGGCGCACGACGAGATCATCCCGTCGGCCACCGGCGTCCGCCGGGTCACCGACCGGGCCGGCGGGCTGGAGGGTGGCATCACCACCGGTGAGCCGTTGCGGGTCCGCGCCGCGATGAAGCCGATCTCCTCGCTGAACCGGGCGCTCGCCACCGTGGACGTCACCACCGGCGAGGCGGCCACCGCGATCAACCAGCGCTCCGACGTCTGCGCGGTGCCCGCCGCGGCGGTGGTCGCCGAGGCGATGGTGGCGCTGGTGCTCGCCGAGGCGGCCACCGAGAAGTTCGGCGGAGACTCGATCGCCGAGATCCGTCGCAACCTCGCTGGTTACCTCGACGCGCTGGTCATCCGCTGA
- a CDS encoding glycosyltransferase family 2 protein, giving the protein MTEQPSVSVVVPTRDRPELLRAAVRAILAQDYPGPIEVVVVFDQSEPDESLTELGDGPTRAVRVIRNARTPGLAGARNSGTLAAEGELVAFCDDDDEWLPAKLVAQVDALAGDPAAEFVCCGIRVIYDGHSVDRVLDKDRITLDDLLRDRMTELHPSTFLIRASALRNGFGLVDEEIPGSYAEDYEFLLRAARSAPLINLRTPSVLVRWHKRSYFAQRWDTISEALQWLLRRYPEFASQPAGEARVAGQIAFAQAASGDRRGALRWARRTLRSNPREPRAYLALAVAGRVVRADAVLRTLHKRGRGI; this is encoded by the coding sequence ATGACCGAGCAGCCGAGCGTCAGCGTCGTGGTGCCCACCCGGGACCGCCCCGAGCTGCTGCGGGCCGCGGTGCGCGCGATCCTGGCGCAGGACTACCCGGGCCCGATCGAGGTCGTCGTGGTGTTCGACCAGTCCGAGCCGGACGAGTCGCTGACCGAGCTGGGGGACGGCCCGACCCGCGCGGTACGGGTGATCCGCAACGCCCGTACCCCCGGGTTGGCCGGCGCCCGCAACAGCGGCACCCTCGCGGCGGAGGGTGAGCTTGTCGCGTTCTGCGACGACGACGACGAGTGGCTGCCCGCCAAGCTGGTCGCCCAGGTCGACGCGCTGGCCGGCGATCCGGCCGCCGAGTTCGTCTGCTGCGGCATCCGCGTCATTTACGACGGGCACAGCGTCGACCGGGTGCTCGACAAGGACCGGATCACCCTGGACGACCTGCTCCGCGACCGGATGACGGAGCTGCACCCGTCGACCTTCCTGATCCGCGCCAGCGCGCTGCGCAACGGGTTCGGGTTGGTCGACGAGGAGATCCCAGGCAGCTACGCGGAGGACTACGAGTTCCTGCTCCGGGCCGCGCGCAGCGCGCCCCTGATCAACCTGCGGACGCCGTCGGTGCTGGTCCGCTGGCACAAGCGCTCGTACTTCGCGCAGCGCTGGGACACCATCTCCGAGGCGTTGCAGTGGTTGCTGCGGCGCTACCCGGAGTTCGCCAGTCAACCGGCCGGCGAGGCCCGGGTGGCCGGGCAGATCGCGTTCGCCCAGGCCGCCTCCGGCGACCGTCGGGGCGCGCTGCGCTGGGCCCGGCGCACCCTGCGGAGCAACCCCCGCGAGCCGCGCGCCTACCTGGCCCTCGCCGTCGCCGGTCGGGTGGTCCGGGCCGACGCGGTGCTGCGCACCCTGCACAAGCGCGGTCGCGGGATCTGA
- a CDS encoding glycosyltransferase: MTGETGTARRPQPWPSTEAARLPRQRDSSAVAQLRLLVAVGTDKHPFDRLVDWLAHWHAQAAGPIGLTVQHGHTNAPQLPGAVPFLGHDTLQQAMIDADLVVCHGGPATILEARRHGHLPIVVPRDPARGEHVDNHQLLFARRLGAAGLVALCETREALHDALAAGVADPSRYAVAADPEAHEARRAAVARVGQIVDDLVARSTPRPSRWRAWSRTRPGTKETR, encoded by the coding sequence GTGACGGGGGAGACGGGCACCGCCCGACGTCCGCAGCCCTGGCCGAGCACCGAGGCGGCCCGGCTGCCTCGCCAGCGCGACAGCTCGGCGGTCGCCCAGCTCCGACTGCTGGTCGCGGTGGGCACCGACAAGCACCCCTTCGACCGGCTCGTCGACTGGTTGGCGCACTGGCACGCGCAGGCCGCCGGCCCGATCGGGCTGACCGTGCAGCACGGGCACACGAACGCGCCCCAACTGCCCGGCGCGGTGCCGTTCCTCGGCCACGACACGTTGCAACAGGCGATGATCGATGCGGACCTGGTGGTCTGCCACGGTGGTCCGGCGACCATCCTGGAGGCCCGCCGGCACGGCCACCTGCCGATCGTGGTGCCCCGCGATCCGGCTCGCGGCGAGCACGTCGACAACCACCAGCTTCTCTTCGCCCGCCGGCTCGGCGCCGCCGGGCTGGTGGCGCTCTGCGAGACCCGGGAGGCGCTGCACGACGCGTTGGCCGCCGGGGTGGCCGACCCGTCCCGGTACGCGGTGGCCGCCGACCCGGAGGCCCACGAGGCACGACGGGCGGCGGTGGCCCGGGTCGGGCAGATCGTCGACGACCTGGTGGCCCGCTCGACCCCGCGCCCATCCCGGTGGCGGGCCTGGTCCCGGACGCGTCCGGGTACGAAGGAGACTCGATGA
- a CDS encoding UDP-N-acetylglucosamine--LPS N-acetylglucosamine transferase, which yields MDTNNDDSGAPVLLLVGSSGGHLAQLLALRPWYEQWRRCWVTFDTPEAVSLLAGEDLVPAHHPTTRNVPNLLRNALLAWRVLRARRVAAVVTTGAGVAVPFVVLARLRRIPTVYIEVYDRIDTPTLTARLCRPFLSAMLVQWDEQRRQYPEATVVGTLL from the coding sequence GTGGACACGAACAACGACGACAGTGGGGCGCCGGTGCTTCTGCTGGTCGGCTCCAGCGGCGGCCATCTGGCCCAACTACTGGCCCTGCGGCCCTGGTACGAACAGTGGCGGCGCTGCTGGGTCACCTTCGACACCCCGGAGGCGGTGTCGCTGCTGGCCGGCGAGGACCTGGTTCCGGCGCACCACCCGACCACCCGCAACGTGCCGAACCTGCTGCGCAACGCGCTGCTGGCCTGGCGGGTGCTGCGGGCACGGCGGGTCGCCGCCGTGGTCACCACCGGCGCCGGGGTGGCGGTGCCGTTCGTGGTGCTGGCCCGGCTGCGGCGCATCCCGACCGTCTACATCGAGGTGTACGACCGGATCGACACCCCGACGTTGACCGCTCGGCTCTGCCGGCCGTTCCTGTCCGCGATGCTCGTGCAGTGGGACGAGCAGCGCCGGCAGTACCCCGAGGCGACAGTCGTCGGGACGCTGCTGTGA
- a CDS encoding sulfotransferase domain-containing protein: MASIRDRVKQLVPTQVTTRVKESLVDYGVRTSDRRPLPDFLIIGTKRGGTTSLWNYLIQHPLVPRLFPAWNTKSAHYFEEHWGRGESWYRSHFPTERHREALAKRHGGPARVGEAAPLYMFHPLAAQRVAALMPTVKLIVLLRDPVERAYSHWKERRTHGIEPLDFAAALAAEPERTAGERERLIAEPEAFSEPYDWYTYRARGRYLEHLEPWLERFDREQILFLPSEDLYRDSRATYRRTLDFLGLPAYDLPNFKVYNDRRSAPLEPAVRAELTDYYRPYNDALRERLGLDLDWADRAA; the protein is encoded by the coding sequence GTGGCGTCCATCCGTGACCGGGTCAAGCAGTTGGTTCCGACCCAGGTGACCACCCGGGTGAAGGAGTCGCTTGTCGACTACGGCGTTCGCACGAGCGATCGCCGGCCGCTGCCGGACTTCCTGATCATCGGGACCAAACGGGGTGGCACCACCTCCCTGTGGAACTACCTCATCCAGCACCCGTTGGTGCCCCGGCTCTTCCCCGCGTGGAACACCAAGTCGGCGCACTACTTCGAGGAGCACTGGGGTCGCGGCGAATCCTGGTACCGCTCGCACTTCCCGACCGAGCGGCACCGCGAGGCCCTGGCCAAGCGGCACGGGGGGCCGGCCCGCGTCGGTGAGGCCGCCCCGCTGTACATGTTCCACCCGCTCGCCGCGCAGCGCGTCGCCGCGCTGATGCCGACGGTGAAGCTCATCGTGCTGCTGCGGGACCCGGTGGAGCGGGCGTACTCGCACTGGAAGGAACGCCGCACCCACGGCATCGAACCACTGGACTTCGCCGCCGCGCTGGCGGCCGAGCCGGAGCGCACGGCGGGGGAGCGGGAGCGGTTGATCGCCGAACCGGAGGCGTTCAGCGAGCCGTACGACTGGTACACGTACCGGGCCCGGGGACGCTATCTGGAGCATCTGGAGCCGTGGCTGGAGCGCTTCGACCGCGAGCAGATTCTCTTCCTGCCCAGCGAGGATCTGTACCGCGACTCCCGCGCGACCTACCGGCGCACCCTGGACTTCCTCGGTCTGCCGGCGTACGACCTGCCCAACTTCAAGGTCTACAACGATCGGCGTTCGGCACCGCTGGAGCCGGCGGTGCGCGCCGAGCTGACCGACTACTACCGGCCGTACAACGACGCGTTGCGCGAGCGGCTCGGGCTGGACCTCGACTGGGCGGACCGGGCGGCGTGA
- a CDS encoding lipopolysaccharide biosynthesis protein, giving the protein MSPAGEAGSAETRRSARSGVAGLLGAATSGLFGFVLAVVITRGYGTAGAGAFFAAIGVVTVATAICTLGAETGLMWALPRRSLGVRGDAARVLPVALIPPLLTGLLVAGAGVLAADTLAPRLLRGSGASGDALLTVTFAAVPVVVAMTLLLAALRCVRPIRAYVGVQFLLLPVARPVLVGAAALAGGGLLAGMTGWLVPAALALLACLTLVAGPLGLGRGAPLRPRRADWSTFWRFALPRAASAAIDAGSMWVGVLLTSVLAGPADAGVFGAVGRYVLAGQLAMQGLRVAVSPQLSRLLGRGERAAAAAVHRQLTTWGLVLSWPVYLLLAVFALAFLQLFGPEFTAGVPAMTVLALAMLVNTGVGNVQSLLLMGGRSGLHLVATVAGLTVTVSLGLWLIPRYGATGAAVAWAAGIATENLTAAGFARSVVREPLFDATMARAAAATIAGVGLAAGAGVLVGGRGLPGLAVALVVLLTGCVGMLTLPRVRAGIRGTMRQIRGGDNAAAAAETTSASTRGR; this is encoded by the coding sequence CTGTCGCCCGCCGGGGAGGCCGGCTCGGCCGAGACCCGCCGCAGCGCGCGTAGCGGCGTGGCCGGACTGCTCGGCGCGGCCACCAGTGGCCTGTTCGGGTTCGTGCTGGCCGTCGTGATCACCCGGGGGTACGGCACGGCCGGCGCGGGCGCGTTCTTCGCCGCGATCGGGGTCGTCACAGTGGCCACCGCGATCTGCACGCTCGGCGCGGAGACCGGTCTGATGTGGGCGCTGCCCCGCCGCAGCCTCGGGGTGCGCGGTGACGCGGCCCGGGTGCTCCCGGTGGCGCTGATCCCGCCGCTGCTGACCGGGCTGCTGGTCGCCGGCGCGGGAGTGCTGGCCGCCGACACGCTCGCGCCCCGGCTGCTGCGCGGCTCCGGCGCGAGCGGGGACGCGCTGCTCACCGTCACGTTCGCCGCGGTTCCGGTGGTGGTCGCGATGACCCTGCTGCTGGCCGCGCTGCGCTGCGTGCGGCCCATCCGGGCGTACGTCGGGGTGCAGTTCCTGCTGCTGCCGGTTGCCCGCCCGGTGCTGGTCGGCGCCGCCGCGCTGGCGGGTGGTGGCCTGCTCGCCGGCATGACCGGTTGGTTGGTGCCGGCGGCGTTGGCGCTGCTGGCCTGCCTCACCCTGGTCGCCGGCCCGCTCGGGCTGGGCCGGGGCGCGCCGCTGCGTCCGCGCCGCGCCGACTGGTCGACGTTCTGGCGCTTCGCGCTGCCCCGGGCTGCCTCGGCGGCCATCGACGCCGGCAGCATGTGGGTGGGTGTGCTGCTCACCTCGGTGCTGGCCGGGCCGGCGGACGCCGGCGTGTTCGGCGCCGTCGGCCGGTACGTGCTGGCCGGTCAGTTGGCCATGCAGGGGCTGCGGGTGGCGGTGTCTCCCCAGTTGTCCCGGCTGCTGGGGCGGGGCGAGCGGGCCGCGGCGGCGGCCGTGCACCGGCAGTTGACCACCTGGGGGCTGGTGCTGTCCTGGCCGGTGTACCTGCTGCTGGCGGTCTTCGCGCTGGCCTTCCTCCAACTGTTCGGGCCGGAGTTCACCGCCGGTGTGCCGGCGATGACAGTGCTCGCGCTGGCGATGTTGGTCAACACCGGCGTGGGCAACGTGCAGAGCCTGCTCCTGATGGGCGGGCGCAGTGGGTTGCACCTGGTCGCCACCGTGGCCGGGTTGACGGTGACCGTCTCGCTGGGTCTGTGGCTGATCCCCCGCTACGGCGCGACGGGCGCGGCGGTGGCCTGGGCGGCCGGTATCGCCACCGAGAACCTCACCGCCGCCGGGTTCGCCCGGTCGGTGGTGCGGGAGCCGCTGTTCGACGCCACGATGGCGCGTGCCGCGGCGGCCACGATCGCCGGTGTGGGCCTGGCCGCCGGCGCCGGCGTGCTGGTGGGCGGTCGCGGCCTGCCCGGCCTCGCGGTGGCGCTTGTGGTGCTGCTGACCGGCTGCGTCGGCATGTTGACGTTGCCCCGGGTGCGCGCCGGCATCCGGGGGACCATGAGGCAGATCCGTGGAGGGGACAACGCGGCCGCGGCCGCCGAGACCACCTCGGCATCGACGAGAGGTAGGTGA